Within Winogradskyella helgolandensis, the genomic segment TCTTTTGAATTTTTAAAGTCAAATATCGCTGAAAGTGCTTTTTCTTGGCAGTTTATGTTACCACCAAAACTAAAGTGCCATTCGGTTATGAAATTGTCGCTAGTGTTTTTTTCCGAGACGCCATATACAAAGTGAATTTTTGATTCATTGGAATACCAAGTAGGTCCTATTTTGAGTCTCAAACCGCTTTTACTTAAATCGACTTTACCACTATCCTCTTTTTGGGATAGCTCGTTGGTACTTGACGATTCTGGATGCATTTTGCAAGTGTTTAATAGTATTAGAATCGTAAAAAACATGACTGTTTTCTTCATTACGGGTCAGAATTATAGCTGCTTTGTTTTTTCGCTGCGCTCAGGTGCTGTAGCTGCAGGAACTAAGTTAATAAAAAAAACCGAACCGTTAGGGAAATACGCAGAATTTTCCTAGCAAACCCATTCTAGCAATTCATAATAAATGTTGTTGTGTTTTCGTTATTACTTAGAACCTTCTAGTAGCTTTTGTAATTCAATATCTAAATTTTTTGGAACAATTTCAACCATTTTATCTGTCTTAAAATCATATCTTTTAACCACAGAAGGTTCGGATTCATCATCATAGTGACCATCTTTGTTGTAATCTATCCCTAATCGTAGCATAATATCCTTACTGTCATGCATAAAACCATAATGAGCTATATCAGTTCCGTTATTAGATATCACTCTAAGCTCCTTGTTCTTGATGGAGTAAATATATAAGGATTTTAAATCAGATAAATTGACTACTCCGTCTTTATATGTATCCTTACTAGCAGCAGTGAAGAGTATTAATATATCATCATCAAAAACCTCTGTCCTTATTGCACCAAAGTTTACTCTAGTATCAAATAATTTCTTAGTTGTATTATTTTTTAAGTCAGAAATAATCAGATTATTGAAAGAACCATAATAATAACTTGAATATCTACTATCTGTTTTTACCTTAGCATTTGAATTCAGAAGACCAAGAACTTCTTCATCAATGAACTCAGCAGAATTTAGCGTTTGATGCCTTACAGGAATAATGTAGATAGAATTTATTGTATCAAGTAATCTAGGGAAATCATAAGAAATAACTTGCTGCCTTTTATTTTCTTTTTGTAATTCTTCAATCTTCTCGTCTGATAAGATTCCCGTATCTGATTCATTAGAGTCTATCATCCATCTTAGTTCAGAGATTCCTGCAACGATCATCATAATAAGCCCCACAAAAGCTATTATTACTAAAATAGAACCAAAAACGGCTAATAGTTTCTGATTGTAATTTTTAATTTTCTCAATTTTCATATTTGTAGGATGTTTTGAGTAAGGAAGCACAACGGTCTAGTGTTTGATTCCGTTGTGTGTTTAAGCACTAAAGTTAGCAAATAAATCACAGATAGAAAGTCTACGAGGACTTTCGTAAGTAGGCTCTAACTAGCAATGAATAATATACGGTGTTGTAGCACGTTATTCTGCGCAATATTTCAGTCTTTTAGCCACATTGTTTATTCCCAATATATTACTGAAATTACGTTTGTAACCTATGATTTTAATATCGTTCCATTTTGTATAAAGAACATTTTCACTGTCATTTATTTCGCAATTTTTATTTTTGACAAATCTACTAAATGCACTTTTTCCTTCGCAAATTATGATGTTTGGTTTAATTAAGTTGACTAAATCGTCAATCCATTTTTCCGATTTGTTATATACTTTAGTTGGTTTTAAATGACTTAAAAATTGATGAAGTTCTTTTTCGTTTTTCGTAGCAAAAAAGAAACAATTTGATTTCACGGAATTTTTTAAATCGTCACTTGTCAAACCAGCTTTGTCAAATAATTTTCTGGTCTGTTGAGCTAATCGATACTCGCCTTTTAAATATTCCGAATTTTCTAAAGGACTAAATCGTTTAACGTGTCTATTATTAGTGTTGAAAAAACCAGCACCAGGATTTATTCCGATAAACATAACTTTCGGACGAATAATTAATGGTGAGAACATTATCTGTATACCTTTATAATATTTGTCAGTTTTAGATTTTATATTCTCGTCAGATTGGAATTCCTCATAATAAGTTTCCACTTCTTTTTTTAATTCTAAATATTCAGTCGGTAATTCCAAGGATTTTGATTTGATTACGAGTTTTTTTTAATGTGCTACAACGGTCTTGTATATGGTTTACTTCGTCTGTTTGCTGCGCTCGGGTGTTGCGTTATTGCGCCACTAATTTAATAAATAAATCACAGATAGACCCGAGCGCAGCGAACCGGAGAAGCAATATTCCGCAGGAATGTTCGTAAGTCGGCAGTGACCTAGCAATTAATTATACACGGTGTTGGCAACTGTACTTATTTTTTCTTTATAATACTCTTCAGATTCTAACCCAAATAGTTCATTCCGTTCACAATCTGGATTATTTTTTATCTGTTCAATTAAATTTTCAAATGTTGCATTTCCATTACTTATAAAGTCCAATGAAAAAAACCATTCTGAAAAATATATTATTTCCGTGATTCCATATTCACACGCAATTTTCCGAAAAACTTTTCTGATTCTGTTCGTCAATCTAGATTGTTTCTTGTCAACAAAATTTAACCAAAGGCTAAATAACCAAGAAGAACCTGAGAATTCTATAAAATTTGGATTTTCAAAATGGATTCTTAATGATGATTCGTCAAACATCGTTATTTCAAAGAATTCGTTTCCTTTTGTCGGATATAAATTAGAATTATTTTTTTTCAAATCATAACGGAACTTTTGAGAATCTAAGTCAAAGTCAATTTCATTGAGAATTTCGGAAATCCTTTCTTTCTCTTTTTCTATTGATTTCGATTTTCTTAATCCTATTATTTGAATCCAAACTGCCATTCTGTTTTGGTATTGTTGCTAACGTGATTGTGTATGGTTAGTTGCGTGGTTAAGCACCTAATTTAGCAAATAAATCACAAATAGAATATTCCGCAGGAATGTTCGTAAGTCGGCAGTGACCAAGCAATTAATTATACACGGTGTTAGCTACAGTTTTTTTATTCGTTTCCACAGGCTTTCAGTTTTTAGCTTGTCAAATTTGGATTTTAGATTTTTCCATTCTTGATAATCAGCATTTACTTTTTCAGGATTTACCTGATGGACTTTTGAGTGATTGGTGACGTTTGTTAATACTTCCAATAATCCTAATCTTTTGGTCTGACTTCGGTCAATTTTGGTTGTTTTCTTAAATAAGTCCTTTAATTTTTCTTTTAGTTCAAAAGGATAGTTGCGATTCAAAAGTTCAGCTGCGCCAAGTTTATTATTTTCAATATTGGAATCGGTTAATAAAGTCCATAATTCATTGAAATTTGGCTCTGGAAATCTTACAAAACCTTGTTCTTGTTCCCAAAGGTTTTCCCAGAGATATTCACTTTTCCATTTTAGATTATTCTTATCTATATAATAATCTTTATCAGCCACAGTTTTTAACCCAAAATCTGAAGGTTTGTTTTTGCGGTTATTCCACGAAGCAAGGAAATATTTCTCGTTAAGGTTTATCAACTATCGATTTTTTTAATTGTAGCTAACGGTTTTGTGTATGGTTAGTTGCGTGGTTAAGCAACTAATTTAGTAAACTTTTACGAACCCGTGAAAATTCCGCAGGAATTTTCGCAAGTAGGCAAGAACCAAGCAATTAATTATACACGGTGTTGTGTGTAGTTCTTTTTTCATTTAGTTTACTTTTTAATTTATTCACAAATATATTTTGTCTAATTAACGTAATAATCCAATTCATTCCGAAAAGCCACAGAAAAGAAATTATTCCAAACCAATAACTTTGAGAGAATAATCCGAAAAACAAAGCCATTCCACTTGTGATATAAAACGTTCTTACTACAGAAAAAGAATACTCTATTTCTTTCATATTCTTATTTAGTTTCAAATATCCTTTGTCAACAGGCGCCATTAAATGCCACCTTCCTTGTCCGTTAAAAAAAGAATTTTCAAAGTTAATTTTTAGTTCAGAGCGTTGAGTTTTGTCAATTTTTAAACGTCTTAATTCCTTTTCAATTTGGTCAAGAATTTGTCCGCTGTTAGAATTTGAATTTAATATTCGTTTATATTTTATTTTTAATGGAAACAATTTTATCTTTTTTTAATTTAAATCACACGTACAGATTGGTTTGCATTACACACAACGGTTTTGTATATGGCTCGTAGCGTGTAAAATAGTGATAACTATTCGGTTGAGCACAAGCCAGATTTTTAAATTTTACTATTTATCTTTTTTATTGGAAATCGTCAAATTTAAAAATTTGGCGACTTTCCAAATATGCCTTAACTTCGATTAAGCAACTAATTAGCTATGAGCTATATACGTTGTTGCCCACAGTATTTTTTCAGTATATTGGTGCGTCAAATTTCACAATTATCGTATCATTCTCAATCTCAAAACCTACCCAATGGTCAAGTGAACCTCCATTTGTATAATATCCGCCACCACTAATTTCCTTTTTTCCATTCGCACGATTAAAAGTAAGTGAATATGCTCCATCAGCCTTATTCTTCTTCATTGATAAAAATTCAGTCGCACTTTTATTTGGTTCTATTCGGTCAATTTTTACTATTTCAATTCTTTCAGTCGTTGTGAATTCAACATTCGTTATCGGTTCGTTTGTGTTGTTTTTTATGTTTACTTCAATTCCGTCATCTTTAAACATAAAGCACGAACTTAAAGTTAAGCACAACATTAAATATAAAATCCTTTTCACGTCTTCTTAATCTGTTTTTATAAATTCCAAAACTTCATCCATTGTATCGCTCTTTGCGTGAACTTTTACTCGATTTCCATTCGTTTCCACAATTTCGCAATAAATTTTCTTTCCAATTACGCTACTCACGTCTTTTGGATGATATAAAATCTCTTTGTAAGTCATTGTATATTCACAATCCGAAGTCCATTCAATTGCGGTTTTCACTACAATTTTGTCATTTGGATTTGTCTCGATTTGCATATTTTCAGTCCGCACAATTTTCTCAGGCATTCCTTCTTTAGCATAGCGAAATTCGCCAGTTTTAAATTCGGCACAATTATTTTCTTGTGCACAACTGCTCAATGTTAAGAGCAGAATTATTAATGTGAAAACGGTTTTTTTCATATTGTGGGCAACGTATTTGTGTATGGTTAGTTGCGTGTTTCAGCAACTAATTTAGCAAATACAAACCGAATAGAAAATCCGCGAGGATTTTCGTAAGTAGGCGAGTACTAGCAATGAATTATACACGGTGTTGCCACACGTTTTTTTATTCATCAGGTAATAAGTCAGATGTAAATCCACTGTCTTTTCCCCATTCTTTAATTTGTTTCATTTTCTTTGTTTCCAAGAATTCTCCTGTCCAGGGATTAAATGAATAAACATTGAACTTATAAGTTATTCTCGAACGACCTTCTTTTTTTATTTCGTCTATTTGGTCTGTCAATTCCGCAATATAATATTTGAACTGTCCATCATAAAAAGTTGCTTTATTAAATCTTTCCCATTTTAAAAATTCGGAAACATTTTCTCCTTTTAATCCGTGTTTTTGTGCAATTGAAATAGCTTTTGTTTTATCAATCTCAAAAGTTCTATTTTCAGAGTTTAATTCTTCAAATCCGTTGTTGTTGAATCTGTCGTGACTCGGAATGTAGTTGCCATTTTCGTCAAGACTAATTCCAATCATTGAACTTTGCCAGTCAGAGTTTTTTAATCTGACTTGATAACGTAAAAGAAATTCAGTCGGTTTTCTTTTCATAGGTTCTGTCCAACTACCTACATAACCATCTTTATCGTAAGCATAACAATTGAAATTGAAACGCACTTGCTTGTCAAAAAACTCCTTACTATAATTAGAAATAATTAAGCTGTCAACTTTTTTTTTCATTCGTTCAAGTATTTCGTGATGCGGAAATAATTTTCTGTTCACTTCGCAAATTGCATTGTCATAATCACGAGTATATAATAATTGCTTATCGAAGTTATATTCTTTCCAAATTCCAAGTTGTTTTCCGCTTTTTCTTTTCCAACCTTCTGTGTTTAATCTCGTCGTGTCTTTTATGAAATGAACACTATACCAAACAGAATCCTTGTTTTTATAGCTTTCTTCGTAAATATGATAAACCGAATTTCTGATAATTTCAATTTCAGATGAATCCGTTGAAATATTTTCACGACTAAATTGTCCGAAGACAGAAAGTCCAGAAATAAGTGTGAAAAAAGTTAGTAGAAATTTAATGTTCATCGGGTTTTTCTCAAATGTGTGGCAACGTTGTTGTGTATGGTTAGTTGCGTGGTTAAGCAACTAAATTAGCAAACTTTTACGAACCCGTGAATATTCCGCAGGAATATTCGCAAGTAGAGAAGAACCTAGCAATTAATTATACACGGTGTTGGCAGTAGTATTTATGATACCCAAAGCATGTTTCTTTCCACTATTTTCCATTTACCATTTTCTTTAATACAATATATTATTTCGCCAGAACCACATAAGTTTCCACAAAAGAAATCAAAGTAAAAAATTGCTTTATCGTTGTTTTTATTTATTTTAAAATCAGAAAATCTAATTGACGCAATATATCTGTATTCTTTACTTTTCCAATATTCTTTATTTTGTTTTTCTAATTGTCCTAAATCCTTAATGCTATATTTTCCTGTTTGTTCTAATTTTTCTAATTCCAATTTACCTTTTTGAAATGATGTACTATCAACTAATTCAATTAAGAGTTGGTCAAAGTCTTTTGAATGTAGAGAGTCAGGATAGTATTCTCTAGGAAATGTTGATTCTTTGGTATTCCAATCTCTAAATTCCCTTTTAGGATTATTGAAATTAGAACTAATTCCTAATACTAGTTCTGACTTATCTAATTTAGGATTAGCAAAAGCTTCATCATACTTTTCTTTTTGAATATGGTGGCTTATTGAATCTTGTTTGTTCTCAGCATATTCCAATGGCATTGGTGGAATCGGAAGTCTTTCATAATAATATTCAGTTCCGACTAATTCAAGAAAGATATCGTTAAGTATATTTAGTTCAGAATCAATATTGTCTTTTTTAGATAAACAACTTACCAAAATAAAGAAAAAACTAATGTAGATAATGACTTTTTTCATATTACTTCCAACGTTGTTGTGTATGGTTAGTTGCGTGGTTAAGCAACTAATTTAGTAAACTTTTACGAACCCGTGAATATTCCGCAGGAATATTCGCAAGTAGGGAAGAACCTAGCAATTAATTATACACGGTGTTGGCAAATCGTTTTTTATTCGTACATAATTTCTATTCTCTCTTCGAGATTACCTGATAAATCTTTGATTATTTCTTTTAGAATTCCATATTTGTCATCATATTTTATCGTGTAAATCGTTCCTAAATTTTCAATATTGGTAATTCTATTTAATTCGTCGTATTTGTAATTCCAAGTTCCCATTGTTCCAGAACCGCTAACACTCATACTTTTGACACGTTTCATACTATCATATTCATAACATTTAAGAAATGCAAAACTTCTTACACTTTCATCGAAAGAATCAATGTCACATTCTTTGTCTTTTATTGAGTCTTTATAAATTCCATTAGTTGGTAAATAATAAGGTATTTTGGCAACCTTTTGGCTAAAATATAAGTCAACTTTTGTTTGTTTTAAATCAATTAGGGAATCTTTGATTAATTCTATGTCTTTCCATTTCGATTCGTCAATATTTAGATTATCATAATGTGATACAGTAATTTTAATTCGTTCTGAATTTCTATTACAACTTAAAAAAAATGAAATTAGAAGAAGAAAGGTAATTGATTTGTTCATTCGCTTAAATGTTTGCCAACGTGATTGTGTATGGTTAGTTGCGTGGTTGAGCAACTAAATTAGTAAACTTTTACGAACCCGTGAATATTCCGCAGGAATATTCGCAAGTAAGCTCAATGAAGCAATTAAATATACACGGTGTTAGCAACTGGCTTTTATTCCATTTCATATTTCCAATATAAGTTAGAATAAATTAGATAAGTAACTATTAATCTTTGCGTTTCACTTTTAAAATCTATTTTGTCTATTAATTCGGTCAATATTTTCCTGTTCGGATAGGAATTTAATTGAACCTTGTCTTTTGTCTCTAAAATAAAATTATAATGTATTTGGTCTTTGAAAGAACTCATAACACAACCATAAAATAATTCCTCAAAAAACAATACGGTCATCAGATTATTCTCAATGAAATAATGACTTGAGTTAAATTCCTCAAACTCTTTTTCAAGATAATCAGCTTGGTCAATTTCAGAGATTAAAGACAAATATCCATTTTTACTAAACTCAGATAGATGTCCTTTTTTGTTTAAATAGTGTTCAAACTTTTTAATCGAATCAAATACGCTTACCGATTTTTCTAAGTCAGATTCCAATGTATTTAGAGGGTATAAAATTCCTCTGTTAAAGGTCTTGTCATTTATGCATTTTTGATATTCAGATTCTAATTCATCCCAATCGTCGTTACAAGAGAAAAAGGTAAGGATGATTGATAAAGCGATTAATAATTTCAAATTTCAGAGTGGTTTTTCAGCTTGTTGCTAACGTTGTTGTGTATGATTTCGTTGCGAGTTTAAGCACTAAAGTTAGCAAATAAATCACAGATAG encodes:
- a CDS encoding uracil-DNA glycosylase family protein; its protein translation is MELPTEYLELKKEVETYYEEFQSDENIKSKTDKYYKGIQIMFSPLIIRPKVMFIGINPGAGFFNTNNRHVKRFSPLENSEYLKGEYRLAQQTRKLFDKAGLTSDDLKNSVKSNCFFFATKNEKELHQFLSHLKPTKVYNKSEKWIDDLVNLIKPNIIICEGKSAFSRFVKNKNCEINDSENVLYTKWNDIKIIGYKRNFSNILGINNVAKRLKYCAE